A stretch of the Notamacropus eugenii isolate mMacEug1 chromosome 2, mMacEug1.pri_v2, whole genome shotgun sequence genome encodes the following:
- the PHOSPHO1 gene encoding phosphoethanolamine/phosphocholine phosphatase isoform X3: MNGCFPVTGLRCLSRVCCTFLRDGPTLPSPNSAVRLLRTLAETPPADTPLLGNWWWMWQRCWPGRLSNCPLPGGLLPRRFSLAPSSQDATRMAEPGAPRFLLTFDFDETIVNENSDDSIVRAAPGQKLPDSLRATFREGFYNEYMQRVFHYLGEQGVKPKDFRQVYEEIPLCPGMTDLFQFLTKQGSCFEIILISDANTFGVESSLRASGYRSLFRKVFSNPAGPDERGILVLHPFHKHSCTRCPANMCKHKVLGDYLRERAQDGVHFEHLFYVGDGANDFCPLGLLAAGDVAFPRRGYPMHRLIQEAQNTEPPSFRGTAVPWESGAEVRRYLQEMMKKC; encoded by the exons ATGAACGGGTGTTTTCCAGTCACTGGCTTGAGGTGCCTGTCTAGG GTGTGCTGTACTTTCCTGCGGGATGGTCCCACACTCCCCAGCCCCAATTCTGCTGTCCGGCTGCTTCGAACTCTGGCAGAAACCCCGCCTGCTGACACCCCCCTCCTGGGGAACTG GTGGTGGATGTGGCAGCGCTGCTGGCCTGGGAGGCTCTCTAACTGTCCTCTCCCCGGCGGGCTCCTGCCGCGCCGCTTCTcgcttgctccctcctcccaggaCGCCACAAGGATGGCGGAGCCAGGGGCACCCCGCTTCTTGCTAACCTTCGATTTTGATGAGACCATAGTGAATGAGAACAGCGACGACTCCATCGTGCGCGCCGCCCCGGGCCAGAAGCTGCCGGACAGCCTGCGGGCCACGTTCCGAGAGGGCTTTTACAACGAGTACATGCAGCGAGTCTTCCATTACCTCGGTGAGCAAGGCGTAAAGCCGAAAGACTTCCGCCAAGTCTACGAGGAGATCCCCCTGTGTCCAGGCATGACCGACCTCTTCCAGTTCCTGACCAAACAGGGCAGCTGCTTTGAGATCATCCTTATCTCAGACGCCAACACGTTCGGTGTGGAGAGCTCCCTGCGCGCTTCTGGCTACCGCAGCCTCTTCCGAAAAGTCTTTAGCAACCCGGCGGGCCCCGATGAGCGTGGCATATTGGTGTTGCATCCCTTCCACAAGCACTCCTGCACTCGCTGCCCTGCCAACATGTGCAAGCACAAGGTGCTCGGCGACTACCTGCGCGAGAGGGCGCAGGACGGGGTGCACTTCGAGCATCTCTTTTATGTGGGCGACGGTGCCAATGACTTTTGTCCCTTGGGGCTGCTGGCGGCTGGCGACGTGGCTTTCCCGCGCCGCGGCTACCCCATGCACCGACTCATCCAGGAAGCCCAGAATACAGAACCCCCTTCGTTCCGGGGCACCGCGGTGCCCTGGGAGTCGGGAGCTGAAGTCCGTCGCTACTTGCAAGAGATGATGAAGAAATGCTAA
- the PHOSPHO1 gene encoding phosphoethanolamine/phosphocholine phosphatase isoform X2: protein MNGCFPVTGLRCLSRDATRMAEPGAPRFLLTFDFDETIVNENSDDSIVRAAPGQKLPDSLRATFREGFYNEYMQRVFHYLGEQGVKPKDFRQVYEEIPLCPGMTDLFQFLTKQGSCFEIILISDANTFGVESSLRASGYRSLFRKVFSNPAGPDERGILVLHPFHKHSCTRCPANMCKHKVLGDYLRERAQDGVHFEHLFYVGDGANDFCPLGLLAAGDVAFPRRGYPMHRLIQEAQNTEPPSFRGTAVPWESGAEVRRYLQEMMKKC from the exons ATGAACGGGTGTTTTCCAGTCACTGGCTTGAGGTGCCTGTCTAGG gaCGCCACAAGGATGGCGGAGCCAGGGGCACCCCGCTTCTTGCTAACCTTCGATTTTGATGAGACCATAGTGAATGAGAACAGCGACGACTCCATCGTGCGCGCCGCCCCGGGCCAGAAGCTGCCGGACAGCCTGCGGGCCACGTTCCGAGAGGGCTTTTACAACGAGTACATGCAGCGAGTCTTCCATTACCTCGGTGAGCAAGGCGTAAAGCCGAAAGACTTCCGCCAAGTCTACGAGGAGATCCCCCTGTGTCCAGGCATGACCGACCTCTTCCAGTTCCTGACCAAACAGGGCAGCTGCTTTGAGATCATCCTTATCTCAGACGCCAACACGTTCGGTGTGGAGAGCTCCCTGCGCGCTTCTGGCTACCGCAGCCTCTTCCGAAAAGTCTTTAGCAACCCGGCGGGCCCCGATGAGCGTGGCATATTGGTGTTGCATCCCTTCCACAAGCACTCCTGCACTCGCTGCCCTGCCAACATGTGCAAGCACAAGGTGCTCGGCGACTACCTGCGCGAGAGGGCGCAGGACGGGGTGCACTTCGAGCATCTCTTTTATGTGGGCGACGGTGCCAATGACTTTTGTCCCTTGGGGCTGCTGGCGGCTGGCGACGTGGCTTTCCCGCGCCGCGGCTACCCCATGCACCGACTCATCCAGGAAGCCCAGAATACAGAACCCCCTTCGTTCCGGGGCACCGCGGTGCCCTGGGAGTCGGGAGCTGAAGTCCGTCGCTACTTGCAAGAGATGATGAAGAAATGCTAA
- the PHOSPHO1 gene encoding phosphoethanolamine/phosphocholine phosphatase isoform X1 has product MWQRCWPGRLSNCPLPGGLLPRRFSLAPSSQDATRMAEPGAPRFLLTFDFDETIVNENSDDSIVRAAPGQKLPDSLRATFREGFYNEYMQRVFHYLGEQGVKPKDFRQVYEEIPLCPGMTDLFQFLTKQGSCFEIILISDANTFGVESSLRASGYRSLFRKVFSNPAGPDERGILVLHPFHKHSCTRCPANMCKHKVLGDYLRERAQDGVHFEHLFYVGDGANDFCPLGLLAAGDVAFPRRGYPMHRLIQEAQNTEPPSFRGTAVPWESGAEVRRYLQEMMKKC; this is encoded by the coding sequence ATGTGGCAGCGCTGCTGGCCTGGGAGGCTCTCTAACTGTCCTCTCCCCGGCGGGCTCCTGCCGCGCCGCTTCTcgcttgctccctcctcccaggaCGCCACAAGGATGGCGGAGCCAGGGGCACCCCGCTTCTTGCTAACCTTCGATTTTGATGAGACCATAGTGAATGAGAACAGCGACGACTCCATCGTGCGCGCCGCCCCGGGCCAGAAGCTGCCGGACAGCCTGCGGGCCACGTTCCGAGAGGGCTTTTACAACGAGTACATGCAGCGAGTCTTCCATTACCTCGGTGAGCAAGGCGTAAAGCCGAAAGACTTCCGCCAAGTCTACGAGGAGATCCCCCTGTGTCCAGGCATGACCGACCTCTTCCAGTTCCTGACCAAACAGGGCAGCTGCTTTGAGATCATCCTTATCTCAGACGCCAACACGTTCGGTGTGGAGAGCTCCCTGCGCGCTTCTGGCTACCGCAGCCTCTTCCGAAAAGTCTTTAGCAACCCGGCGGGCCCCGATGAGCGTGGCATATTGGTGTTGCATCCCTTCCACAAGCACTCCTGCACTCGCTGCCCTGCCAACATGTGCAAGCACAAGGTGCTCGGCGACTACCTGCGCGAGAGGGCGCAGGACGGGGTGCACTTCGAGCATCTCTTTTATGTGGGCGACGGTGCCAATGACTTTTGTCCCTTGGGGCTGCTGGCGGCTGGCGACGTGGCTTTCCCGCGCCGCGGCTACCCCATGCACCGACTCATCCAGGAAGCCCAGAATACAGAACCCCCTTCGTTCCGGGGCACCGCGGTGCCCTGGGAGTCGGGAGCTGAAGTCCGTCGCTACTTGCAAGAGATGATGAAGAAATGCTAA